A single Desulfovibrio gilichinskyi DNA region contains:
- a CDS encoding lysophospholipid acyltransferase family protein, whose amino-acid sequence MKIKVNPTLVAVPMAFLYKVLTKTLRFEVEGLENLTEIMDRNDPVMLALWHNELFSLTSYGMTKKFPYVTMASDSRDGQIITETLERVGYKVARGSSTRGGVKAILGMTRMMKKEGLIGVITVDGPKGPRHKVKQGILAIAQKTDSLIIPMRGYVENPLVFKKSWDRFEVAKPFCRCKVFLGTAFKVTDQKLSPEVLDLEAAKLETIMLNLGSGF is encoded by the coding sequence ATGAAGATAAAGGTTAACCCCACATTAGTTGCCGTACCTATGGCGTTTCTTTACAAGGTCCTGACTAAAACTTTGCGTTTTGAAGTTGAAGGACTAGAAAATCTCACTGAAATTATGGATCGCAATGATCCCGTAATGCTTGCTTTATGGCACAACGAGCTGTTTTCATTAACCTCTTATGGCATGACTAAGAAATTTCCTTACGTTACTATGGCCAGCGATAGCCGTGACGGCCAGATTATTACGGAAACGCTTGAGCGTGTAGGTTACAAAGTGGCAAGAGGCTCCTCAACACGAGGAGGAGTGAAAGCAATACTCGGTATGACCCGCATGATGAAAAAAGAAGGGTTGATCGGAGTAATCACTGTTGACGGCCCCAAAGGTCCCCGTCACAAAGTTAAACAGGGCATTTTGGCAATTGCCCAGAAAACAGATTCCCTTATTATCCCGATGCGCGGGTATGTTGAAAATCCTCTGGTTTTTAAAAAATCATGGGATCGTTTCGAAGTTGCAAAGCCGTTTTGCCGTTGCAAAGTTTTTCTGGGAACTGCTTTTAAAGTTACAGATCAAAAACTCAGTCCGGAGGTTCTGGACTTAGAAGCAGCTAAACTTGAGACAATAATGCTAAACCTTGGAAGCGGCTTTTAA
- a CDS encoding methyl-accepting chemotaxis protein: MSLKFKLITFSLIIGLIPLLIVGVFSFELASTALSKQAFGHLESVRDTKKKSLEDLTSKWFHEVELFSHVKEVYNTVGLIGEYSMDNAVSGKRMDVNNSEYKELHEYTKSPFQPFVKSLGYDDAILINDYGRVLFTVKQQADLGIDLAKGEYNNSNLAKVWKRAVKGEIAFADFEPYAPLGGLPVAFIAAPVYSHAGDIQGVVALRIPLNEINGIMTMRSGMGETGESYLVGKDFHMRSDSELHPRYRSVKTSFQNPDKGEVQSEAVKQALLGNSGASIMNDKDDTALLTAYTPLKIGSTTWALISEIHKDEAFSAVTELRLATFIISIVTAIIVVIISLIFLKSEILNPLKRIEEFVSSVSRGDFKSKLEGKFKSEIKNLSDGIQVMVDELKNKLGFSQGILEGMTVPCLVADTEANISYLNNTLCELLESGSSCENWIGKPVKDLLQIPETEEGIIVQCLKNKSPILNKERKLKTKRDNYRHVRIDAAPLYNLDHELLGGFAVIIDLSDIKAKEEMINKQKDMMVEITANAQSISKYLTKGASEIASQVEHVSANTERQFDKIEHSSQAITEMNQTLLSSSQNAENAVKQAKNTELQAGEGMHTLTDTSIAIHQLQALSDMVKENMHELGNQTQAIGGIISVIDDIADQTNLLALNAAIEAARAGEAGRGFAVVADEVRKLAEKTMQSTKEVEGAVKSIQEAAKLNIEKTDMTVEAVEHARELVAKSVNDLKIISEMSVDTATEIQKIAQATEEQSGAHDLIHKNVEDLKLIASETKTDMRNSSDSISSLARTAEELEKLIARLSLAGGQTA; the protein is encoded by the coding sequence ATGTCATTAAAGTTCAAATTAATTACGTTTTCTCTCATAATCGGTCTTATTCCACTTCTTATAGTAGGTGTGTTCAGCTTTGAACTCGCTTCTACTGCCCTTTCTAAACAGGCATTCGGACATCTTGAATCTGTTCGCGATACCAAGAAAAAAAGTTTAGAAGATCTAACCAGTAAATGGTTTCATGAAGTTGAACTCTTTTCGCATGTTAAAGAAGTATATAACACGGTTGGTTTAATCGGTGAATACTCAATGGACAACGCGGTTTCCGGCAAAAGGATGGACGTTAATAATTCAGAATATAAAGAACTTCACGAATACACAAAAAGTCCGTTCCAGCCATTCGTTAAAAGTCTTGGATATGATGACGCTATACTGATTAATGACTATGGTCGCGTTCTTTTCACGGTAAAACAGCAAGCAGATCTTGGAATTGATTTAGCTAAGGGTGAATATAATAATTCAAATTTAGCCAAAGTATGGAAAAGAGCTGTTAAGGGTGAAATTGCCTTTGCGGATTTTGAGCCGTATGCACCTTTAGGTGGTCTTCCTGTCGCTTTCATAGCCGCCCCAGTCTACTCTCATGCCGGAGACATTCAGGGCGTAGTTGCTCTGCGTATTCCTTTAAATGAAATTAACGGAATAATGACGATGCGCTCAGGAATGGGAGAAACAGGAGAATCTTATCTTGTCGGTAAAGATTTCCATATGCGTTCAGATTCTGAACTGCACCCCAGGTACAGATCAGTAAAAACATCATTTCAAAACCCGGATAAGGGTGAAGTTCAATCTGAAGCAGTAAAACAGGCTCTTTTAGGTAACAGCGGAGCCTCTATAATGAATGATAAAGACGATACAGCACTTCTCACTGCTTACACCCCCTTAAAAATCGGAAGCACAACATGGGCTCTAATATCTGAAATTCATAAGGATGAAGCCTTTTCAGCTGTAACCGAGTTACGCCTTGCAACATTTATAATTTCGATAGTCACCGCGATTATTGTTGTAATTATTTCACTTATTTTCTTAAAATCTGAAATTCTGAATCCATTAAAAAGAATTGAAGAATTTGTCAGTTCAGTTTCAAGAGGAGACTTCAAGTCCAAACTTGAGGGCAAATTTAAGAGTGAAATTAAAAATTTATCAGACGGCATTCAAGTCATGGTTGATGAATTAAAGAATAAATTAGGTTTTTCGCAAGGTATTTTAGAAGGGATGACTGTACCCTGCCTTGTAGCGGATACAGAAGCTAATATTTCATATCTGAACAACACATTATGTGAGTTATTAGAAAGCGGGAGTTCATGCGAAAACTGGATTGGAAAACCTGTTAAAGACTTGTTGCAAATTCCTGAAACAGAAGAAGGCATCATAGTTCAATGCTTAAAGAATAAGTCTCCGATACTCAATAAAGAAAGAAAACTGAAAACTAAAAGGGACAACTACCGCCATGTGCGTATTGATGCAGCACCGCTTTATAATTTAGATCATGAACTTCTGGGAGGCTTTGCAGTTATAATCGATTTGAGTGACATAAAAGCAAAAGAAGAGATGATCAATAAACAAAAAGATATGATGGTAGAGATTACTGCAAACGCACAATCAATTTCTAAGTACTTAACTAAAGGAGCTTCTGAAATAGCCTCTCAGGTTGAACATGTTTCTGCCAACACAGAACGACAGTTCGACAAAATTGAGCATTCTTCTCAGGCAATAACAGAAATGAACCAGACTTTGCTCAGTTCATCTCAAAATGCTGAAAATGCCGTCAAACAAGCTAAAAACACAGAACTGCAAGCCGGGGAAGGAATGCACACTCTGACTGACACAAGCATTGCCATACACCAACTTCAGGCTCTTTCTGATATGGTAAAGGAGAATATGCATGAACTCGGCAATCAAACACAAGCAATCGGCGGAATTATCAGCGTTATCGATGATATTGCGGACCAAACAAATCTACTTGCTCTGAATGCGGCAATTGAGGCAGCCAGGGCCGGTGAGGCTGGTAGAGGGTTTGCAGTCGTTGCAGATGAAGTTCGTAAACTTGCTGAAAAAACGATGCAATCCACCAAGGAAGTTGAAGGAGCTGTAAAAAGTATTCAGGAAGCCGCAAAATTGAATATTGAAAAAACGGACATGACTGTCGAGGCAGTAGAACATGCACGTGAACTTGTTGCTAAATCCGTAAACGACTTGAAAATCATTTCTGAAATGTCAGTTGATACTGCAACTGAAATACAAAAGATTGCCCAAGCAACGGAAGAACAATCCGGAGCGCATGACCTTATTCATAAAAATGTCGAGGACTTAAAATTAATAGCCAGTGAGACAAAAACAGATATGCGGAACTCATCTGACTCAATATCAAGTCTTGCACGGACAGCTGAAGAACTTGAAAAATTAATCGCCAGACTCAGTTTAGCCGGTGGGCAGACAGCTTAA
- a CDS encoding lysophospholipid acyltransferase family protein, with protein sequence MKIKVNPALIAAPLAFCYKLMAKSLRFEVEGLENVTDVLNSKKTVIMAVWHNELLALSAYSIVKKMPYVTIASDSNDGQIITDILERIGYEVVRGSSSKGGLKALLGMTRVMKTKGRIGIITMDGPKGPRHQVKQGIMAIAQRTDSLIIPMRAYLERPIVFEKSWDQFELPRPFDRCKIFMGTPFQITDKKLSHTMLKSEADKIELEMKNLGSGF encoded by the coding sequence ATGAAAATAAAAGTAAATCCGGCTTTAATTGCTGCTCCGTTGGCTTTTTGCTACAAGCTGATGGCAAAATCTCTGCGGTTTGAAGTTGAAGGTTTAGAAAATGTTACGGATGTTTTAAATAGTAAAAAAACAGTTATTATGGCTGTGTGGCACAATGAACTTTTGGCGTTATCAGCATATAGTATTGTAAAAAAAATGCCTTATGTAACTATTGCCAGCGATAGCAATGATGGTCAGATTATTACCGATATTTTAGAACGTATCGGCTATGAAGTTGTACGTGGTTCTTCCTCAAAGGGCGGATTAAAGGCTCTGCTTGGCATGACCCGCGTAATGAAGACAAAAGGGCGTATAGGAATTATTACCATGGATGGTCCGAAAGGACCAAGGCATCAGGTTAAACAAGGTATTATGGCAATTGCTCAGCGGACTGATTCTCTCATTATTCCTATGCGAGCATATCTTGAGAGACCTATTGTTTTTGAAAAATCATGGGATCAATTCGAACTGCCTCGGCCTTTTGATCGTTGCAAAATTTTTATGGGAACCCCGTTTCAAATTACCGATAAAAAACTAAGCCATACCATGCTTAAATCAGAAGCAGATAAAATTGAACTAGAAATGAAAAATTTAGGCAGTGGTTTTTAA
- a CDS encoding HD-GYP domain-containing protein, translating into MRDVIDLVGAKTEEIKNGYDIVHETVHQFAESLGNAIDAKDTCTSSHSDEVAVISKALGVQIRLNPDECRALHIAGHLHDIGKIGIPDSILKKKGKLTDEEYEVVKKHPVIGAGIVGPVSVFSGENGIAKMILHHHERFDGKGYPAGLKGHDIPFGARIIAVADTLSAIMQDRPYRQAMSFNHALEEIERCSETQFDPVVVNALIEIADDVQKYLSDMKSYNEEDLIIKDA; encoded by the coding sequence ATGAGGGATGTAATAGATCTTGTCGGCGCAAAGACAGAAGAAATTAAAAATGGATATGATATTGTTCACGAAACTGTTCATCAATTTGCAGAATCTCTTGGCAATGCCATTGATGCCAAAGATACATGTACAAGTTCGCATTCTGATGAGGTGGCTGTGATATCAAAGGCTTTAGGTGTGCAAATAAGGTTAAATCCAGATGAATGCAGGGCGCTGCATATTGCCGGACATCTTCATGATATAGGTAAAATTGGAATTCCTGATTCAATTTTAAAAAAGAAAGGGAAATTGACCGATGAAGAATATGAGGTTGTAAAAAAACATCCGGTTATCGGAGCGGGAATTGTCGGTCCAGTTTCAGTCTTTTCTGGAGAGAATGGTATCGCCAAAATGATATTACATCATCATGAAAGATTTGACGGAAAAGGGTATCCAGCAGGATTAAAGGGGCATGATATCCCTTTCGGAGCAAGAATTATAGCTGTTGCAGATACCTTATCTGCTATAATGCAGGATCGTCCATATCGGCAGGCAATGTCATTTAATCATGCCTTGGAGGAAATCGAAAGATGTTCCGAAACACAATTTGACCCTGTGGTTGTTAACGCATTAATTGAAATAGCAGATGATGTTCAAAAATATCTATCTGATATGAAAAGTTACAATGAAGAAGATTTAATAATAAAAGATGCATAG